The window TGGCACATGTTTTCTCATTTATGATATTAAATCACATGTTTCTTCATGATTAGCTCGAATAGTTTGGCATTTCCAGAGTCTTGCTTTGGTAATCGGAAAAGGTGTTTATACTTGATACGTGTGCTTGGTTTAATAACAAAGTACTAAATAATCTAGAGTCAGACAGGAATTGCACAAATACCCAGAATTTAAgcaatttctctctctcatatCTTTCTTCAGTACGCTGATCCAACTgcaaataacaagaaaaaaatacaggTTATAAGAGCAGAGAAAGGTCGAACATTGGAAACCTAGACTGTGAAAGAATTCTTGATATGTAACAATTGATTCATTACTGTCAACCTCACGACTTGTCTTTAGTTCAACATAAAACCTCCTTCCCTCATCAGTTGAATCACAGCAATCCATTTCAGCACCCATCAGAATGCGATGAGCACCTAACTTTGTTTTAATCACGGCACAATATTCAGCATTTGCATCCACATGATGGATCCCTTCTCCATTACCTCTTCTTGGATCCTCAGTAGCAAGGTTCTCAAAACAGTAACCCCAATAGCACCTGTGAGACAAGGTTATTAAGACACTAAAAAGCCTTGGATACAAACTACTGATGAAAGAACTGATCAACTAATGTCACACATCAAAAGAGAGGACATGGATTATCTACTAAAGTCATCAAGTAGTTTATGTTGCATCAACATTTAGTGAATGCTTTTACACTTATGTATGACAAAAACAGAAACTAGAAAACGTTACCAGCAATCAGATTAAATGTCAATGACTATCAGCCTATACAAGATCATACGCACATCTGCACATACTAGTTTTATGAAATCTTACTCTCATACATTTTGTGAAAACACATTGTACCTTCTACGCTCCATTTCACTTTGTGGTCTTTCTGGTAATTTATGAACATCTAGGTATACAACACCATTTCTTTTATGCACACCCATTTCCCATGGCTCATGACGAATGTAAGCAGTAGCCAATATCTGCATTGAAAGCAGCAACTTAACACAATACTGATACTAAATCATTCTGAAACATTCAGAATATATATCATCAACAATAAAACTGTGTATTTGCACATTCTAACGTCATCAGTATCAGGAGAATATTAGCGTCatagagaggaaaaagaaatcagGATTTCCTTCAGCAATGGTATGAgtaatctaaaaaattaaaaaatgaaagtaacaaaaaaaaatatacatgtaCATTCGAAAAATTCTCTATGCTATTACCATCGCCGGTCAGCCATAAGTAAACAATGAAATTTTTCGAATATTTAATGAGAAGCACAAAAGGAGTACTGAacagtttaaaaaattataataggataagacaataaaaaatatacctTGTTAAGATTGTTGCGGAAAGTCTGAAAGCACAAGAGCAAAAACATCAGTAATTGATTCGCAGCGAGAGTCACAAGACATTAAGGTTAGAATCCAGAAGCTAAAAAGTGCCTCACcacaaaatgaatattttgaaGGGGGATGTTTTTGTCCCTAATGCAGCCAAGGAGGTCACCAAAACCCTGAGAACCTAAGTCTGaataaaaaggagaaaaagttATAGGAAGTCAAAACACAgcatttaaaagttttttagaTACATTGACCCTAAAAGAATGATCAAAAGAATCAATGTGACATCTATACTGGCTTAAAAATAGCTTCAAAGAAAATTGCAACTGAAATATTTTGGATAATTGTatacctttcttttcaataaaagtGTCAAAACCTTCATTTAAATCAGCTCCAATATCTTCAGTAATAAAGCGCTTAAACAGTCTCTAGCATTGGCACgtcaacaagaaaaatgagtGAAATTGGAACTGTACTACCTGCTCACATATTTATAGACATCACAAAATCcatgaaaatttatatgaaaaaagatCTCTAATCAGCTTACCAAACTACGGTCATCAAAGTAGACATCTCCACCTTCTACACGACTATAGCAGGCAAGCTCACAAGgctatcaaataaattaatatcagCATAGAGTCAAGAATGATATATGAACTCTATGAAAGAACAAGAGCTTCCATAAAAGTTAAGCTTCTCTTGAAGCATGATAGAATGCAGACACCGTCGTAAActctaaaacataaaaaatgcCACAAGCCCAAACTAAAAGTGTTTTTCCACCACCACccaataagaaaatataacataCAAACACATGCCACTTAAACCAACCAGATTGAGAAAAATGCTCTGAATGTATATGTCGTCAATCTGTGTGTatgtagagagagaaaaacaagaaacagtaTGCATACCTCCTGGAAAGTAATACACTTTCTCGCCAGTGTTTCTTCACTTTTAGTAAGCTTCATGTCTGAAACGAAGCGTTCATCATGATGACGGCCGTTTGAAAACTTTGATCCATAGCCACCAAAGCCATGCCTTTGAGGATATGGTCCAGGCCGTGGAAGGAGGCCTGATCCTCTATCATTTTGATTCCCCCAACGACCTCGCCCAAATGTACCTCTAGCGTGGTGGTTGTTATTCCTTATTGCAGGTAAGACTGCCATAAAATTAATCAACTGAGAAAATTGTGAATCTCTCCCATCTTCTATtattcttcaacttctcttgtaataaaattgatggtttcatttaataaccattttgtttgttgtttttggttcttgaaaattgtgtttgtttcttccaatttctatTACCATGGTTTTCATCCATCCAAACGAAACACTTGAATTcgtaacaaaatttaaaaagctACTTTTTTAGCTCCCAAAGCTTAGcttgatatttaaaaacactCCTAAAAAGTAAATGACATAACAAGAAAAAAGGTGGAAGTGGTACGTTATCAAACGAAGCCCTTATAATCCATTTAGTATTTCAATGTACAATATATGCTATTTTCATTCCAGTTCAGCAATTAGTTCATCTTAGAGAACATACTTCCTCGCCATTTAACCAAAATTGTGAAAcgattcaaatttcaaaaacccttcaattaattcaaactaaaGACTTCAAAAGAGGGAAACATTGAACATAACAAATTGACAAAGAAAACACTTCAATGACTCCCTCCGAAAATTCATACCTGGTCTAGAACCGTTGCACCGTATACAGAAACACAGGTAGAATACACCAAATAGCAATGTTTTCATCATGTATGCAAATTAAACAGTATCTCCAACTGAAAAAATTACCTGGAACTGAGAAAGGACTAACAGCAAGTGTCTTGCAATAATCCTCGTTATCAGAACCAAACAGATCTCTATCTTCATACCCATGAGAACCCCTGTGCACATTTTGCTGTACTTCCCCGCCATTTTCCTGGTCGTCTTCTTCAGCACTACTCGCACTCCCACTACTACTGCTATCGCCTCCATCGCTAGCATTAGACGATGAGGAATCCGAAGACGAGGAAGAATccgaagaggaagaagattgCGAAGATGAAGCAGGAGCATCGCGGTCATGGTCGTTGTCGTTGTCGTTGTGGTTGTTGTTGTCGTCGTCGTCGTTTCCATACTCTTCGCCGAATATATCTACATCTTGCTCGGGGAAATCCATTAGAGGGATGAAACCCGGCAATCCGGGCAGCGAATTGCAATGGTTCCGATCAAATTGCGAGAAGAAAAGAGTTGGAATTTTGATGGGAGGGAAGAAGAGGAGTGAACGGGCTTTCAGTGGAATATGACTCGACTGCACAGGTTTTCCTTCTTCCGTCAGGTAAGAGTTTCCTTTTGGGAATCTGATTCGTAACTCGTTGAACTGACAAGGTGAGTGAGTCAGTGAGTTGACTCGGTTCCTCACTCTTTCTGGGCCTTATTGGAATACTTTGGCCCAACTCTATTTCCGGCCCAAAATAGAAGTGACGTAGTTATTTTCTCCTTATACATAAGTACTACCCATCAAGTTTaccaaactaattaatatttagtatttGTAGATATAACGGTTAGTATTTGTAGATATAACGGTACATATGTCATGTATGTT of the Cucumis sativus cultivar 9930 chromosome 3, Cucumber_9930_V3, whole genome shotgun sequence genome contains:
- the LOC101211450 gene encoding decapping nuclease DXO homolog, chloroplastic is translated as MDFPEQDVDIFGEEYGNDDDDNNNHNDNDNDHDRDAPASSSQSSSSSDSSSSSDSSSSNASDGGDSSSSGSASSAEEDDQENGGEVQQNVHRGSHGYEDRDLFGSDNEDYCKTLAVSPFSVPVLPAIRNNNHHARGTFGRGRWGNQNDRGSGLLPRPGPYPQRHGFGGYGSKFSNGRHHDERFVSDMKLTKSEETLARKCITFQEPCELACYSRVEGGDVYFDDRSLRLFKRFITEDIGADLNEGFDTFIEKKDLGSQGFGDLLGCIRDKNIPLQNIHFVTFRNNLNKILATAYIRHEPWEMGVHKRNGVVYLDVHKLPERPQSEMERRRCYWGYCFENLATEDPRRGNGEGIHHVDANAEYCAVIKTKLGAHRILMGAEMDCCDSTDEGRRFYVELKTSRELDQRTEERYEREKLLKFWIQSFLAGVPYIVIGFRNDAGQLVRTERLRTKDITQRVKMKNYWQGGVCLAFADEVLCWLYGTVKENEDYILQFAHPFTRLELLQASSCPDAITHHIELL